Proteins from a genomic interval of Salinarchaeum sp. Harcht-Bsk1:
- a CDS encoding GNAT family N-acetyltransferase: protein MTLRRPLEFDHDDRKSIYEYVEEHGAVDPDVAQTDCLPHDAGGFRHHVAILRRNGYLARTDDGHLEVAVDSDETEEEYDREDLSFRVRPARQADLTGIVGAMRQVVEDGRYIVAESVAQEVDHDQALLRHNEIESRMFFVATVDDEVVGWVHLRSPELEKLAHTAELTLGVLEEYRGNGIGSHLLQRGLQWAASRGYEKVYQSLPATNEEAIAFLEEHGWAIEAVREDHYVIDGEYVDETMLAVEL, encoded by the coding sequence ATGACGCTTCGCCGGCCCCTTGAGTTCGACCACGACGATCGCAAGTCGATCTACGAGTACGTCGAGGAACACGGCGCGGTCGATCCCGACGTAGCGCAGACCGACTGTCTGCCGCACGACGCCGGCGGGTTCCGGCACCACGTCGCGATCCTCCGGCGCAACGGCTACCTCGCGCGGACCGACGACGGCCACCTCGAGGTCGCCGTGGACTCCGACGAGACCGAGGAGGAGTACGACCGCGAGGACCTCTCCTTCCGGGTGCGGCCCGCACGCCAGGCCGACCTCACCGGGATCGTCGGTGCGATGCGCCAGGTCGTCGAGGACGGCAGGTACATCGTCGCGGAGTCGGTGGCCCAGGAGGTCGATCACGACCAGGCACTGCTCCGGCACAACGAGATCGAGTCACGGATGTTCTTCGTCGCGACCGTCGACGACGAGGTCGTCGGATGGGTCCACCTTCGCTCCCCGGAACTGGAGAAACTCGCTCACACGGCCGAGCTGACCCTCGGCGTCCTCGAGGAGTACCGCGGTAACGGTATCGGCAGCCACCTCCTCCAGCGCGGGCTGCAGTGGGCGGCGAGTCGCGGGTACGAGAAGGTGTACCAGTCGCTGCCGGCGACGAACGAGGAGGCGATCGCGTTCCTGGAGGAGCACGGCTGGGCGATCGAGGCGGTGCGGGAGGACCACTACGTCATCGACGGGGAGTACGTCGACGAGACGATGCTGGCGGTGGAGCTCTGA
- a CDS encoding Hvo_1808 family surface protein — MPFQTTHVRWLLIAVLAVAAIGLLGGGVAASDAATGVTTAEATQDGEDPLVASCAAEMPSDYADPAGGTSGTIGWVDGYWYDEPIDVTASDGLSEAELERLTARTSARAEALRCLTFEEVPPVEVVSREEYANTTGEQFANVSADARRFDNAMLSTMLLVGQTNDSVGVREDSRSQTVAGYYSIEDDRIVVIEQEGTGSAVDETVLVHEVGHALQDQHFDIQRPSNVTMDRDNGLLGLIEGDVSWLENQYLDRCEAGRWAQSCVTLESAGGNGTGGSGGASASAPPNWGLYLEQFQPYSDGPTFVRSIYREGGWAAVNETYADVPRSALYVISPETYGEVELVEPEITNDSRGDWERLTVPGAPADERPGPAGIGGMVIAPTYETSGARNVVSPMGILNYGPDGNVSDFDPLNYDQPPVEGWRGGRMAVFERGNGTATVWRTAWTDGEEAQEFADAYEQLLAIHDAAAVEGREGVFRFNQSSDHSGAVAIVVEGDQVRIVTAPSVDALEDVSPALRSGGGGGSGEGLPVPGFGIAVALLAAIASAGLLVRRQR, encoded by the coding sequence GTGCCCTTCCAAACGACGCACGTTCGCTGGCTACTGATCGCCGTGCTCGCGGTCGCTGCCATCGGATTGCTCGGTGGGGGCGTCGCGGCGAGTGACGCTGCCACGGGCGTCACGACAGCAGAAGCGACACAGGACGGCGAGGATCCGCTCGTGGCCTCCTGCGCCGCCGAGATGCCATCGGACTACGCCGACCCCGCGGGCGGCACGTCCGGGACGATCGGCTGGGTCGACGGCTACTGGTACGACGAACCGATCGACGTCACCGCGAGCGACGGGCTCTCAGAAGCCGAACTCGAGCGGCTGACTGCCCGAACGTCCGCCCGCGCCGAGGCGTTGCGCTGTCTTACTTTCGAGGAGGTCCCACCGGTCGAGGTCGTCTCCCGCGAGGAGTACGCGAACACGACCGGCGAACAGTTCGCGAACGTCTCCGCCGACGCCCGCCGGTTCGACAACGCCATGCTCTCGACGATGTTGCTCGTCGGGCAGACGAACGACTCCGTCGGCGTCCGCGAGGATTCCCGCTCTCAGACCGTCGCCGGCTACTACAGTATCGAGGACGATCGGATCGTCGTGATCGAGCAGGAGGGAACGGGCTCGGCCGTCGACGAGACCGTACTCGTCCACGAGGTCGGCCACGCGCTCCAGGATCAGCACTTCGACATCCAACGTCCGTCCAACGTGACGATGGACCGGGACAACGGCCTGCTCGGACTGATCGAGGGCGACGTCTCGTGGCTCGAGAACCAGTACCTCGACCGCTGCGAGGCCGGTCGCTGGGCCCAATCCTGCGTGACCCTCGAGTCCGCCGGCGGGAACGGTACCGGTGGCTCGGGCGGAGCGAGCGCCAGCGCGCCGCCGAACTGGGGGCTCTACCTCGAGCAGTTCCAGCCCTACAGCGACGGCCCGACGTTCGTCCGGTCGATCTATCGGGAGGGCGGCTGGGCGGCCGTGAACGAGACGTACGCCGACGTTCCCCGGAGCGCGCTCTACGTCATCTCGCCGGAGACGTACGGCGAGGTCGAACTCGTCGAGCCGGAAATCACGAACGACAGCCGGGGTGACTGGGAACGGCTGACGGTGCCTGGTGCACCGGCCGACGAGCGTCCCGGACCAGCAGGCATCGGCGGGATGGTGATCGCGCCCACGTACGAGACCAGCGGCGCCCGGAACGTCGTCTCCCCGATGGGGATCCTGAACTACGGCCCCGACGGGAACGTGTCCGACTTCGATCCCCTCAACTACGACCAGCCGCCCGTGGAGGGCTGGCGCGGCGGCCGGATGGCCGTCTTCGAGCGAGGCAACGGCACCGCGACCGTCTGGCGGACCGCCTGGACCGACGGCGAGGAGGCCCAGGAGTTCGCCGACGCCTACGAGCAGTTGCTGGCCATCCACGACGCCGCTGCGGTCGAGGGTCGCGAAGGCGTCTTCCGGTTCAACCAGTCGAGCGACCACTCGGGGGCCGTGGCGATCGTCGTCGAGGGCGACCAGGTACGGATCGTCACCGCGCCCTCCGTCGACGCGCTCGAGGACGTGTCGCCAGCACTCCGGAGCGGCGGGGGCGGTGGAAGCGGCGAGGGGCTCCCGGTCCCCGGGTTCGGGATCGCTGTGGCGCTACTGGCAGCGATCGCGAGCGCCGGGCTGCTCGTTCGCCGCCAGCGCTGA
- a CDS encoding redox-regulated ATPase YchF — MLTVALAGKPNAGKSTFFEAATRDPVEAANYPFTTIDPNHGVAHVRTRCPCLDREERCGNDTCRDGKRYVPIELLDVAGLVPGAHEGRGLGNQFLDELTNADAVIAVVDAAGATNAEGEPVEVGSYDPVEEVDFVESELVEWLADILDRNWETIERRSRSPDFDVDDALADVLTGFGASEADVAACLRAIEYPDDPKHWDDEDRHALAEHLRRETKPILVAANKMDVAPAEHLERLLDLDRPVVPTTAEGELALRRAAEADLVDYDPGDDDFEIVGDVSDEQRGALEDLQDTVRTYDGTGVQEALNEAIYGMLDRITAYPVEDQSKWTDATGTVLPDAHLLRRGATPRDLAFAVHSDIGEGYLHAVDARSSRDVGDDKELEEGDVVKIVSTA, encoded by the coding sequence ATGCTGACCGTCGCGCTCGCGGGCAAGCCCAACGCCGGCAAGTCCACGTTTTTCGAGGCCGCGACCCGCGATCCCGTCGAGGCCGCCAACTACCCGTTCACCACGATCGATCCGAACCACGGCGTCGCCCACGTCCGGACGCGGTGTCCCTGCCTCGACCGCGAGGAGCGCTGTGGGAACGACACCTGCCGAGACGGCAAGCGGTACGTGCCGATCGAACTCCTCGACGTGGCGGGCCTCGTCCCCGGCGCTCACGAGGGCCGCGGGCTCGGCAACCAGTTCCTCGACGAACTGACCAACGCCGACGCGGTGATCGCGGTCGTCGACGCCGCGGGCGCGACGAACGCCGAGGGCGAACCCGTCGAGGTCGGGAGCTACGATCCGGTCGAGGAGGTGGACTTCGTCGAGTCCGAACTCGTCGAGTGGCTCGCGGACATCCTCGATCGCAACTGGGAGACGATCGAGCGCCGCTCCCGCTCGCCAGACTTCGACGTGGACGACGCGCTCGCGGACGTGCTGACCGGGTTCGGTGCGAGCGAGGCCGACGTCGCCGCCTGTCTCCGCGCGATCGAGTACCCCGACGACCCGAAGCACTGGGACGACGAGGATCGCCACGCCCTCGCCGAGCACCTCCGGCGGGAGACGAAGCCGATTCTCGTGGCCGCGAACAAGATGGACGTCGCGCCAGCCGAGCACCTGGAGCGACTGCTCGACCTCGATCGGCCGGTCGTGCCCACCACGGCGGAGGGTGAACTGGCCTTGCGCAGGGCCGCGGAGGCGGACCTGGTCGACTACGACCCCGGCGACGATGACTTCGAGATCGTCGGCGACGTCAGCGACGAGCAACGCGGCGCCCTGGAGGACCTGCAGGACACCGTCCGGACGTACGACGGCACCGGCGTCCAGGAGGCACTGAACGAGGCTATCTACGGCATGCTCGATCGGATCACGGCCTACCCCGTCGAGGACCAGAGCAAGTGGACTGACGCGACCGGGACGGTGTTGCCCGACGCGCACTTGCTCCGCCGCGGCGCCACGCCGCGGGACCTCGCCTTCGCGGTCCACTCCGACATCGGCGAGGGCTACCTGCACGCCGTGGACGCTCGCTCCAGTCGTGACGTCGGCGACGACAAGGAACTGGAGGAGGGCGACGTCGTCAAGATCGTCAGCACGGCCTGA
- a CDS encoding DUF2892 domain-containing protein produces MNKNVGGLDRSGRIVVGIIAVVAGVAAFAGSLAVGAVIGAVALLVGAILLVTGTTQRCPINQAAGIDTTK; encoded by the coding sequence ATGAACAAGAACGTCGGCGGGCTCGACCGGTCCGGGCGCATCGTCGTCGGAATCATCGCCGTCGTGGCGGGCGTCGCGGCGTTCGCCGGCTCCCTCGCGGTCGGCGCAGTGATCGGGGCGGTCGCGCTCCTGGTGGGTGCGATCCTCCTCGTCACCGGAACGACACAGCGGTGCCCGATCAACCAGGCGGCGGGCATCGATACGACGAAGTGA
- a CDS encoding TrkA family potassium uptake protein, which translates to MRSLTEFGDLTPRNLTKRQRLVGLLAIAIGSVVLFYTVFYYLGMRTLEDRPRSIFHSLQIVVETMTTTGYGADSPWDSPWMNLYMVAMQFSGVLIGLATLRVLVIPLFEQTPLNLDDRLTPKRDHVVVAEYKRDTGVLLDELETLDVDYVLIESDEEEAKRLSDDGYQAINGDPEDAKDLERATIRKASLLITDAGDATASVVLTALEMNEDLRVVSFTESARRTAALAEVGVDRSVAPHALIGRRLAEKATTPVSIDGGPGGERLSEDVGGERDAGGEAPSATSGVGVREILVRRDSPLHGVLVGESPLAAHPSLTLVAGWFDGHLQVPPAPDARLTPNAVLVVAGPEDEIDALVGEVGGVSSPQAARHERIVVAGLGEGGRSAVEVLPATANATTIDEDESREPDVVGDVTEPGTLEAAGIDDASALVVTVDDDASALLTIAMARSLAPDVEILARVTDAAKTAPAFRAGADYVLSVQRVCARLVANEVYGERVVDFASQLRIVRVESAAFVGETLGELRERRDRGWTVVGVVRSDGVRTDAGIEVVESDEVLVAGSDEAIQEFERAVG; encoded by the coding sequence ATGCGATCGCTCACGGAGTTCGGCGACCTGACGCCTCGCAACCTCACCAAGCGCCAGCGACTGGTGGGTCTGCTCGCGATCGCGATCGGGTCGGTCGTGCTCTTCTACACCGTCTTCTACTACCTCGGGATGCGCACGCTCGAGGACCGCCCGCGGTCGATCTTCCACTCCCTGCAGATCGTCGTCGAGACGATGACGACGACGGGGTACGGGGCGGACTCGCCCTGGGACAGCCCGTGGATGAACCTCTATATGGTGGCGATGCAGTTCTCGGGCGTGCTCATCGGGCTCGCGACCCTGCGCGTGCTCGTCATACCGCTGTTCGAACAGACGCCGCTCAACCTCGACGACCGCCTCACGCCCAAACGCGATCACGTCGTCGTCGCGGAGTACAAGCGTGACACCGGGGTGCTCCTCGACGAACTCGAGACGCTCGACGTCGACTACGTCCTCATCGAGTCCGACGAGGAAGAAGCCAAGCGCCTCTCCGACGACGGCTACCAGGCCATCAACGGCGATCCAGAGGACGCGAAGGACCTCGAGCGCGCGACGATCCGCAAGGCCAGCCTGCTCATCACCGACGCCGGGGACGCGACCGCGAGCGTCGTCCTGACCGCGCTGGAGATGAACGAGGACCTCCGGGTCGTGAGTTTCACCGAGTCGGCGCGGCGGACGGCCGCACTCGCGGAGGTCGGCGTTGATCGCAGCGTCGCACCGCACGCCCTGATCGGCAGGCGCCTCGCGGAGAAGGCCACGACGCCAGTCTCCATCGATGGAGGGCCAGGCGGCGAGCGCCTGAGCGAGGACGTCGGCGGCGAGCGAGACGCCGGTGGTGAGGCCCCGTCGGCAACGAGCGGCGTCGGCGTTCGCGAGATCCTGGTCCGCCGGGACAGCCCGCTCCACGGCGTGCTCGTCGGCGAGTCGCCCCTCGCTGCGCACCCGTCGCTCACCCTCGTCGCCGGCTGGTTCGACGGTCACCTGCAGGTGCCGCCGGCGCCCGACGCGAGACTGACCCCGAACGCCGTTCTCGTCGTCGCCGGCCCCGAGGACGAGATCGACGCCCTCGTCGGCGAGGTCGGCGGCGTCAGTTCGCCGCAAGCGGCCCGCCACGAGCGGATCGTCGTCGCAGGGCTGGGTGAGGGTGGCCGAAGCGCCGTCGAGGTCCTGCCAGCAACGGCAAATGCGACGACGATCGACGAAGATGAATCCCGCGAGCCCGACGTCGTCGGTGACGTCACGGAGCCCGGGACGCTCGAGGCAGCGGGAATCGACGACGCCTCCGCGCTCGTCGTCACCGTCGACGACGACGCGAGCGCGCTCCTGACAATCGCGATGGCCCGCTCGCTGGCGCCCGACGTCGAAATCCTGGCGCGGGTCACCGACGCAGCAAAGACCGCCCCAGCGTTCCGCGCCGGCGCCGACTACGTGCTCTCCGTACAGCGAGTCTGCGCCCGCCTCGTCGCCAACGAGGTGTACGGCGAGCGGGTCGTCGACTTCGCCAGCCAGCTCCGGATCGTCCGCGTCGAGTCCGCAGCGTTCGTCGGCGAGACCCTCGGCGAACTCCGGGAGCGGCGCGACCGGGGCTGGACCGTCGTCGGCGTCGTGCGCAGCGACGGCGTCCGGACCGACGCCGGGATCGAAGTCGTCGAGAGCGACGAGGTCCTCGTGGCGGGCAGCGACGAGGCGATCCAGGAGTTCGAGCGGGCGGTCGGGTAG
- a CDS encoding homoserine dehydrogenase — protein MRLAVLGAGAVGRSVVELAGEYGHEVVAVADSRSAAVAGGSGGAGSDDALDASAVLERKDSEGVVGDADPEDALAADYDALVEATPTTLDDAEPGFGHCEAALEADRDVVLANKGPVAERYADLRALEAASEGTVRFEATVAGAIPAISTIEDYGPETVEAARGVLNGTANFVLTRMAAEGLGYEHVLAEAQDLGVAEADPSFDVDGTDAALKCVILANVLTGGEPEFSLSDAEVEGIRNVPGSALELAKEEGRTVRLIGEATRDTVRVGPRLVPENGVLAVTGTRNIVQIDTEHAGRLNISGRGAGGPETATAVLADVGRLE, from the coding sequence ATGCGTCTCGCCGTCCTCGGCGCCGGCGCAGTCGGGCGCTCCGTCGTCGAACTCGCCGGCGAGTACGGCCACGAGGTCGTCGCCGTCGCTGACTCCCGGAGCGCAGCGGTGGCCGGCGGCAGCGGCGGTGCAGGCAGCGACGACGCGCTCGACGCGTCGGCCGTCCTCGAGCGCAAGGACTCCGAGGGGGTCGTCGGCGACGCCGATCCCGAAGACGCGCTCGCGGCCGACTACGATGCGCTCGTGGAGGCCACTCCAACCACGCTCGACGACGCCGAGCCCGGCTTCGGTCACTGCGAGGCCGCGCTCGAAGCGGATCGGGACGTCGTCCTGGCGAACAAGGGCCCGGTCGCGGAACGGTACGCGGACCTTCGCGCCCTCGAAGCGGCAAGCGAGGGGACCGTTCGCTTCGAGGCGACGGTCGCGGGCGCGATCCCGGCGATCTCCACGATCGAGGACTACGGCCCGGAGACCGTCGAGGCCGCCCGCGGCGTACTCAACGGCACGGCGAACTTCGTCCTGACGCGGATGGCCGCGGAGGGTCTGGGCTACGAGCATGTACTCGCGGAGGCCCAGGATCTCGGGGTCGCGGAGGCCGACCCGAGCTTCGACGTCGACGGCACCGACGCCGCACTCAAGTGCGTCATCCTCGCGAACGTGCTCACCGGCGGCGAGCCGGAGTTCTCGCTGTCCGACGCCGAGGTCGAGGGCATCCGGAACGTGCCCGGCTCCGCGCTCGAACTCGCCAAGGAGGAGGGCCGGACGGTCCGCCTGATCGGCGAGGCCACCCGGGACACGGTCCGCGTCGGACCCCGGCTCGTCCCCGAGAACGGCGTGCTCGCGGTCACGGGTACCCGGAACATCGTCCAGATCGACACCGAGCACGCCGGTCGACTGAACATCTCCGGGCGCGGTGCCGGCGGCCCGGAGACCGCGACGGCGGTACTGGCCGACGTTGGGCGGCTGGAGTAG
- a CDS encoding ACT-binding domain-containing protein translates to MTDEQIEPEATPDGGQTGAYTVRLELADEPGELLNALQPIADNGGNLLSIFHERGNITPRGQIPVEVDLECHPEQFERIVQALREAGMNVVQAGREEYGEELTLLLVGHVIDTDLSDTLDRIQTAAGASVTDLALSAPEGTDDVSSARLRIATSADRTEDVLETVRDVAAEKELHVIEPQLDSGGDA, encoded by the coding sequence ATGACCGACGAGCAGATCGAACCGGAAGCCACGCCCGACGGGGGCCAGACAGGTGCCTACACAGTGCGCCTGGAACTCGCGGACGAACCGGGCGAACTCCTCAACGCGCTCCAGCCGATCGCCGACAACGGCGGGAACCTCCTCTCGATCTTCCACGAGCGGGGAAACATTACGCCGCGCGGACAGATTCCCGTCGAGGTGGACCTGGAGTGCCACCCCGAGCAGTTCGAGCGGATCGTCCAGGCGCTTCGCGAGGCCGGGATGAACGTCGTCCAGGCCGGTCGCGAGGAGTACGGCGAGGAACTCACCCTGCTGCTCGTCGGGCACGTCATCGACACGGACCTCTCGGACACGCTCGACCGGATCCAGACCGCCGCCGGCGCGTCGGTGACCGACCTCGCGCTCTCCGCGCCGGAGGGCACCGACGACGTCTCGAGCGCCCGGCTGCGGATCGCCACGTCCGCCGACCGGACCGAGGACGTGCTCGAAACCGTCCGCGACGTCGCCGCAGAGAAGGAACTCCACGTGATCGAACCGCAACTGGACAGCGGAGGTGACGCCTGA
- a CDS encoding maltose acetyltransferase domain-containing protein produces the protein MSEKEKMIAGELYDPTDPELREDHERAQELTRAFNDTEPDQHDRREALLRDLLGTVGDSVYVTPPFRCDYGYNIHVGDRFYANFDCVFLDVCPIEIGEECMLGPSVHVYTATHPLDAEERTSGVEYGKPVEIGDQVWIGGQAVINPGVTIGDRAVIASGAVVTEDVPADVVVQGNPAEVVREIE, from the coding sequence ATGAGCGAGAAGGAGAAGATGATCGCGGGGGAGCTGTACGATCCGACGGACCCGGAGCTCCGCGAGGACCACGAGCGCGCCCAGGAACTCACTCGGGCGTTCAACGACACCGAGCCTGACCAACACGATCGCCGCGAGGCGCTCCTCCGCGACCTCCTCGGTACCGTCGGCGACAGCGTCTACGTCACGCCGCCGTTTCGCTGCGACTACGGCTACAATATCCACGTCGGCGATCGATTCTACGCGAACTTCGACTGCGTCTTCCTCGACGTCTGTCCCATCGAGATCGGCGAGGAGTGCATGCTCGGGCCGAGCGTCCACGTCTACACTGCGACGCATCCACTCGACGCCGAGGAGCGGACCTCCGGCGTCGAGTACGGCAAGCCGGTGGAGATCGGGGACCAGGTCTGGATCGGCGGGCAGGCGGTGATCAACCCCGGCGTCACGATCGGCGATCGGGCAGTGATCGCCTCGGGCGCGGTCGTCACGGAGGACGTCCCCGCCGACGTGGTGGTGCAGGGGAACCCCGCCGAAGTCGTGCGGGAGATCGAGTGA
- a CDS encoding succinylglutamate desuccinylase/aspartoacylase family protein, with product MAGHHAERITLARLPAGTEIATTVHTYEGAGDGPTVYVQAAQHGQEINGTEVCRRLDDRLDPEELFGRVIVVPVANPLTFDRVSYTTPEALDGVNPNMNRVWPGDADGTIHEQMAARLWAFAGDADAIVDLHTGSVEMLTHAVYTAGDERARDLAIAFGTELLLAEPAGEAASDEWHERSFDGKLRVAAADAGIPAITPELAHNKQLVESAIEVGVRGVLGVLRELDALRGQRITSAEPTIARNHLGRVTADHSGLFRVTADVELGQRVPEGFQLGSVYHPTTYEPLQFVETDRAGVLYALTREATVNAGDRLASVAIDPE from the coding sequence ATGGCCGGCCACCACGCCGAACGCATCACGCTGGCCCGGCTCCCCGCTGGCACGGAGATCGCAACGACCGTCCACACCTACGAGGGCGCCGGCGATGGACCCACCGTCTACGTCCAGGCCGCCCAGCACGGCCAGGAAATCAACGGCACCGAGGTCTGCCGCCGCCTCGACGATCGGCTCGATCCCGAGGAGCTGTTCGGGCGCGTGATCGTCGTCCCCGTCGCCAATCCCCTGACCTTCGATCGCGTCTCCTACACGACGCCGGAAGCCCTCGACGGCGTCAACCCGAACATGAACCGGGTCTGGCCCGGCGACGCTGACGGCACGATCCACGAGCAGATGGCCGCCCGGCTCTGGGCGTTCGCGGGCGACGCGGACGCGATCGTCGACCTCCACACCGGCTCCGTGGAGATGCTGACCCACGCGGTCTACACGGCCGGCGACGAGCGCGCCCGGGACCTCGCGATCGCCTTCGGGACGGAGTTGCTCCTGGCGGAGCCCGCGGGCGAGGCAGCCAGCGACGAGTGGCACGAGCGCAGTTTCGACGGCAAGCTCCGGGTCGCAGCCGCCGACGCCGGGATCCCGGCGATCACGCCCGAACTCGCCCACAACAAGCAACTCGTCGAGAGCGCCATCGAGGTCGGCGTCCGTGGCGTACTGGGCGTGCTTCGGGAACTCGACGCCCTCCGCGGCCAGCGCATCACGAGCGCGGAGCCGACGATCGCCCGTAACCACCTCGGCCGGGTGACGGCCGATCACTCCGGACTGTTCCGCGTCACCGCCGACGTCGAACTCGGACAGCGCGTTCCGGAGGGGTTCCAGCTCGGGAGCGTCTATCACCCCACGACGTACGAGCCCCTCCAGTTCGTCGAGACCGATCGGGCCGGCGTGCTCTACGCGCTGACCCGTGAAGCGACGGTGAACGCCGGCGATCGGCTGGCGAGCGTCGCGATCGATCCGGAGTAA
- a CDS encoding molybdopterin-synthase adenylyltransferase MoeB, with amino-acid sequence MSDLDLGPEQLERYARHVVMDDVGPEGQAALLDASVLVVGAGGLGCPAIQYLAAAGIGRLGIVDDDVVERSNLQRQVLHGEADVGRPKVESAAEAVASLNPDVTVDRHETRFTAENAMALVSDYDVVLDASDNFPTRFLVNDACVLAETPFVHGAVYRFEGQLTTVAAGGRPCYRCLFPEAPPEGTVPNCATAGVLGVLPGTIGAMQATEAIKLVLGVGDPLTEAVVYYDARNPGTETVDLRPRPDCPVCSADAEIRDVADVTYEGGCTVDAD; translated from the coding sequence ATGAGCGACCTCGACCTCGGGCCGGAACAACTGGAGCGCTACGCCCGGCACGTGGTCATGGACGACGTCGGGCCGGAGGGACAGGCTGCCCTCCTCGATGCCTCGGTGCTCGTGGTCGGTGCCGGCGGCCTGGGCTGTCCGGCGATCCAGTACCTCGCCGCGGCGGGGATCGGACGGCTCGGCATCGTCGACGACGACGTGGTCGAGCGATCGAACCTCCAGCGCCAGGTCCTCCACGGCGAGGCCGACGTCGGGCGGCCGAAGGTCGAGAGCGCGGCGGAAGCGGTGGCGTCGCTGAACCCCGACGTGACGGTCGATCGCCACGAGACCCGATTCACCGCCGAGAACGCGATGGCGCTGGTCAGCGACTACGACGTGGTCCTCGACGCAAGCGACAACTTCCCGACCCGGTTCCTCGTCAACGACGCCTGCGTCCTCGCGGAGACGCCGTTCGTCCACGGCGCGGTCTACCGCTTCGAGGGACAGCTCACGACAGTCGCGGCCGGCGGCCGACCGTGCTATCGCTGCCTGTTCCCCGAAGCGCCGCCTGAAGGAACCGTGCCGAACTGTGCGACGGCGGGCGTGCTCGGCGTGCTCCCGGGCACGATCGGCGCGATGCAGGCGACGGAGGCGATCAAACTCGTCCTCGGCGTCGGCGATCCGCTGACGGAGGCGGTCGTCTACTACGACGCCCGGAACCCCGGCACCGAGACGGTCGACCTGCGGCCCAGACCGGACTGTCCGGTCTGTAGCGCCGACGCCGAGATTCGGGACGTCGCCGACGTGACCTACGAGGGCGGCTGTACGGTGGACGCGGACTGA